The genomic stretch CAAGTGCAGCAGGGGAAATCGTTTAACTATTTGTGCTTTTGGGGACACACCCCAAAGAACAAAATGGCTGTCGATCAGAGCTGCCTGAGTCAATGGTTTCCATCGATATTCGAAGTGGACGGTATTCAATACCAGTCAGCTGAACAGTTTATGATGGCTAAAAAAGCAGAATTATTTAAAGATACTGAAATTTTTCAACAGATTATTGCTTCTGCTGATCCTAAGCAGATGAAGGCTTTGGGGCGTTTAGTGAAGGGCTATGATGATGTCATTTGGCAGCAGCAGCGCTTTGACATTGTTGTACAAGGTAATTGTGCAAAGTTCTCTCAGAATTCCTTGCTTAAGCAGTTTTTAATCGGGACGGAGACTCAAGTTTTAGTTGAGGCATCACCCGTTGATAAAATTTGGGGGATAGGCCTTGCTGCAGATCATGCAGATGCAAAGCAGCCCTTGCACTGGAAGGGTTTGAATTTGCTTGGCTTTGCTTTAATGCAGGCACGAGTGAAGTTGCTCTGATTTGATGAAACTGCTTGTTAAGAAGGCCGCTGTTGCGGTCTTTTTTATGCCTAAACAATGTTGGGTGAAATAAGAAAATTTTGCCCGAATTGATTTAATTCATTTAAATTTCCAAGCTTAATAAGCATTTGATTATTTATGAAGTATCACCTCTTGAAGCGCTATATCGGCTTAGATATGATCGATTTGTAATATTCAAGCATCTTTCTATTAAGACTCGTTTTATCAATATCATATCAAGAATAAAAAGAGGATTTTGATGATTAGAATTGCAAATCATGCCGATATTGATGCGATTGCACAGGTGCATGTGAAAAGTTGGATGGAAAGCTATCAGGGGATCATTCGTCCTGCGATTTTGGATGCGCATGATTTTGCCAAGTGTCAGCAAATTTGGCAGTACGTTATGAAAGATGGTCATCATCAAGTTTGGGTGTGTGAAGAAGAGGAGCAGATTCAAGGCTTTATGGATGTTTATCTGATTCCTAATCAAAATGTTGCAGAGATCAAAGCACTCTATTTGTTGAAGAAAAGCCAAGGTCAAGGCATTGGCACAGCAATGCTGCAACTGGCTTTTACACTCTGTAAAGCATTTGATTATCATCAAGTTCAGCTTGAGGTGTTTGATCGAAATCCAAGTTGCTTGTTCTATGAAAAATTAGGCGCGAAAAAAACCGATCAAAGCGATGCTTCTGATTATGCTGATGGTCTAAATATTATTTGTTATCAATGGCTCATCTAGATTTTACAGTATTAGAAATCACTTAAACTCGCATTGGGGTAATAAACTGCAACTAAAGAGCGCAGCTTATTACCGAATATTTTGCGTCATGAGAATCTCAAACTGATCTCTGCGATGTTATAGCCCCCAATAATAGGCAGCTAAGCAAATGGCCAAGGTGATGATGATTAAAGTCAGTACATTAAATTTACTTACTTTATTTGTATTTGGTGATTGTTGTGCATACGGCATTTCAGTCCGAGGATTGATTGCGACTTGTGCTTGTGGCTCAGGATCAAAAGGCGATGGCTTAGATTTAACACTCAGTTGCGCAGTGGTATAGTGATTGGCAACTTTTACAATGAATTTTGCGGTAATTTCATCAACTTTTTGTGAGAAATGGCGTAAGTTCATTTGTATTTCGGGGCTTAGGATTTCACCTTGCTCATCGTATGGATGGTTGATTTTAGTTTGTATATATTCTGAGAGTGCTTCGAGTCGATACAGGGTCTGATGGGCATATGTTGCAGGCAAGTGATTCGGGAGTAAGGGTAAGTACTGTTCATATTCTAAGGATTGCATGGCATGATCGGTAATGCCAAAGTAAGGCATTTCTGTCTGTTCTGGTGCGCTAAAACCTTGTGCGCATTTGTTTTCGAATAGCTCAAACTCGGTATAGGCTTCAATATCATCCCAGTTTGGAGTGTTTAGATCTTGATCGACTAGTTTGGATAATTTGGGGTTGAGCTCAAATCGCCAATAGGTTTCGTGACGTAATTGCGATTGTTGTAAGGGTGGGAATGTATAATTTTCTTCGGCAAGATACCATTCTGCAAGTTCTTGACCAAAGATCCAGGCTATTTTTTTCTGGCCATGATGGCTAACAATAAAATGTGAAATAGGTAGTAATTCTACATTACTATTTGGATTTTGCTCTTTTTCTAACAGACTCGCATGATGCAAGCTAATTCGGCTCACACCTTGTTGTTTCAATGCTTCTAGCCAAATTTGAAAGTGTTGAGCAAGCAAATGTTGATTGTGCAAGTCACGAAATGCAAGTTGATGTTGATTAAAAACTTGATGTTGCACCCATTGTTTAATGTCTAAACGTTGTGCAAAGAACTCATTTCCGTAGCTCACCAGGGTGAGTTGTTGTTTCCAAATTTGATCGAGGGCCATAGGATAATCTCTGTAACAATGCACATATTTTATACTTTTATTTAACAAGAATACTAATCTGATTTTCCTGTAGAGGAAGCTTCTTCAATGTACCTAAAAACTGTTAGAATAGGCGGTTAAATTATTATTTTTTTATATTGTTTCTTTGAGAGTTAATATGTCACTGGAAGCCCTGACCACCGAAGCGCTTGCTGCAATTGCAGCAGCTCAAGACCTTGCTGCACTGGAACATGTACGGGTGCAATTTACAGGGAAAAAAAGCCAGCTCGCAGAACAATCAAAAGCGCTGGGTAAAATGGAACCTGAACAGCGTAAAGTTCAAGGCGCTGCCTTACATACGGTAAGGGAAGCGATTAATTCAGCATTGACAGCGCGTCAAGCTGAATTACATCAAGCCGCTTTAGCTCAAAAGCTCGCAACAGAAACCATTGATATTGGCTTGCCTGGGCGTGGTCAAAGCTTAGGAAGTATTCACCCCGTTGTGCAAGTTCAAGAGCGTATCTGCCAATTCTTTACAAAATCAGGTTTTGTGATTGCGACAGGCCCAGAAGTTGAAGATGACTATCATAACTTTGAAGCATTGAATATTCCTGGACATCACCCTGCACGTGCGATGCATGACACATTTTACTTTGATGTGAATCACTTGCTGCGTACACATACCTCAGGTGTGCAAGTACGTACTATGGAAAATCAGCAACCACCAATTCAGATTGTTTGCCCTGGACGTGTGTATCGTTGTGATTCGGATCAAACCCACTCACCGATGTTCCATCAAATTGAAGGTTTGTATGTTGCTGAAAATACGAGCTTTGCAGAGCTAAAAGGCTTACTGATCAATTTACTGAATGAATTTTTTGAAAAAGACCTACAGGTTCGCTTCCGTCCATCATACTTCCCATTTACAGAGCCAAGTGCTGAAGTTGACATTATGGATGAACGTGGCCGTTGGTTAGAGGTTTTGGGTTGCGGTATGGTGCATCCCAATGTACTGCGTGCTGCAGGCATAGATCCTGAAAAATATAAAGGTTTTGCTTTTGGTTTAGGTGTTGAGCGTTTTGCAATGTTGCGTTATGGCATTAACGACTTGCGCATGTTCTACCAAAATGATGTGCGTTTCTTACGTCAATTTGCTTAAAACAAAATTTGAATTTTAGGATTTTAAAGATATGAAAATTAGCGAAAATTGGTTGCGTACGTGGGTTAACCCAGCCATTGATAGTGAAACGTTGTCTAATCAGTTGACGATGTTGGGTCTTGAGGTTGATGAAATCTCACCAGCAGCAAAACCATTTACGGGGGTGGTTGTCGGTGAAGTGCTCACTGTGGAGCAACACCCTGATGCAGATCGCTTACGTGTGACAACTGTAAATATTGGTACAGATGAAATTTTACAGATTGTCTGTGGCGCACCGAATGTACGTGTCGGCATGAAAGCGCCAGTTGCAACGATTGGTGCTGTACTTCCGGGTGATTTCAAAATCAAAAAAGGCAAATTGCGCGGCATGGAATCTCAAGGGATGCTATGTGGTGCTTCTGAAATTGATCTTGAAGATAAAATTGATGGTCTTTTAGAATTACCTGATGATGCTCCTGTCGGCGTAGATATTCGTGAATACTTGCAGCTTGATGATCATGTGATTGATATTAGTATTACGCCAAATCGCGGTGACTGCTTCAGTATTCGTGGGATTGCGCGTGAAGTTGCAGTCATTAATGAAATCACGATGAATGAACCAGCATTGAAAACAGTTGCTGCAACATTGAGTGATGAAAAGAGTTTAGAAGTAACGACGGCAGGTTGTCCACGCTATTTGGGTCGTCTGATTAAAAATGTAAATACCAAAGCAGCAACGCCAGACTGGATGAGCCAAGCACTCGCACGTTCTGGTGTTCGCCAGCATAGTATTTTGGTTGATATCACCAACTATGTTTTGATGGAACTCGGTCAACCTTTGCATGCATTTGATGCCGCAAAAATTGAGGGCACGATCCACATTCGTCAAGCAGTCGCAAACGAAAGTTTAATTTTGTTGAATGATCAAGAAGTTAAATTAGCTGATGACGTTATGGTGATTGCCGATGATGCTCAGGTATTGGCGATGGCTGGGATCATGGGTGGCGCCTCTTCAGCTGTAAGTGATACGACGCATGATATTTTTCTTGAATCTGCATTCTTCGCACCATTGGCGATTGCAGGTCGTGCGAGACGTTATGGCCTACATACAGATGCTTCGCAGCGCTATGAGCGCGGTGTGGACTTTGAGCTGCCTTTACAAGCTATACATAGAGCCTCGCAATTGATTCAGGAATTGGCGGGTGGTGAATTTGGTCCGATTACTACGGCTGAAAACCTTGAACAATTGCCTAAGCGTGAATTAATTGGTTTAAATCAGACACAAGTTGATGCTTTATTGGGCTATCACATTGATGAAGAGTTCATTGACGCGGCATTGGTGCGCTTAGGTTGTCAGGTTGAGCGACTTGCTGCAGGTATTTGGTCTGTATTGCCACCATCACATCGTTATGACTTGGTAATTTACCAAGATTTGATTGAAGAGATTGCACGCATACACGGCTATGACAATATTCAAATTAGTTTGCCTGTGCTCGATGTGAAGTTTGCAGCACATGCGGATCAGTTTGAGTTGCCACAACTCCGTCAGACTTTGGTTGATTTGGGCTATCAAGAAGCAATCAGCTTTAGTTTCGCTGATGAGAAGTTAGAAAAACAACTGAATCCTGAGGTGAAGCCATTAAGGTTGGCTAATCCAATTTCAAGTGATTTGGCCGTGATGCGTTCAAGCTTACTTTCAAGTTTGATCCCATGTGTGCAATATAACTTGAATCGTCAGCAAAGCCGGGTCCGTTTGTTTGAAGTCGGATTGCGTTTTGACTACCAAAATGCAGCGAGTATTAATGATCTCAAACAAATTCCAACTTTGGCATTTATTGCAGTAGGTTCGAAACATGCTGAATCTTGGCATGCTAAAGCGCAAGCAATCGATTTCTTTGACCTGAAAGGTGAGGTGGAAACAATTCTTGCTGCAGGTCGTGTTGAAGCTACCTATGTACGTTCAACGCGTGCATGGCTACATCCTGGTCAATCTGCTGAGATTATGGTTGATGGGAAGTCGATTGGGTATTTAGGTCGTTTACATCCAAATTTAGAAGATGCACTAGATTTGAGCGCTACTTGGGTTGCTGAATTAGATCAGAGTGCTGTTTTGCAAACTTATGTATCTAGTTTTACAGAATTATCACGTTTTCCAACAGTTAGACGTGATATTGCGCTTTTAATTAGTGATAAGATTAATGTTAGCGAAATTCAGCAACTTATCGGAAAAACGGGTGGTGAGTTCTTAGGCTCTACTTGGTTGTTCGATGTTTACAAGGGGCAAGGCGTTGAACAGGGCAAACGTTCTCTAGCTTTTGCATTGTTGTGGCAACACCCTACGCGCACACTTGAAGATGCTGAAATTAAAACTGGTATGGATCATATTATTCAAGTGTTGGAAGACACTTATCAAGCGACATTGAGGGCCTCATGACAGCATTAACAAAAGCAGAAATGGCTGATCATTTAAGTGAGCTTACGAGTTTAAACCGTCGTGAAGCAAAGCAAATGGTTGAGCTATTTTTTGATGAAATTAGCCAAGCATTAATAGCGGGCGAACAGGTAAAACTTTCGGGTTTTGGAAATTTTGAATTGCGTGATAAACGTCAACGTCCAGGGCGTAATCCTAAAACGGGTGAGGAGATTCCGATCTCTGCACGACGTGTAGTGACTTTCCGTGCAGGGCAGAAGTTTAGACAGCGTGTGGGTACAGAACTGATTGATGATTGAGTTTCAGTCATCTAGTGAAAAGATCCCAGGTCGTTAAGACTTGGGTTTTTTTTATCTTTTATTTTGCTGAGTGGATAGCGATTCTTATTCTTAGCTTGTTCTGCAGTGGCGGGTGGATGTCTTATCTAATGCACTTATGAGCGATGCTGCTTGTGCTGTGTTCGGTCAGGGTATTCTTATCAAATAATGGGCATAAAAAAAGAGAACTGAAAAGTTCTCTTTTTTAGCTAATAATCAATAAAGATTATTTTGCAGCTTCAGAAGCTGGTGCTTCAGGAGCGTTGTCAACTGGAGCAGAAGCTTCAGTAGGAGCAGCAACAGAAGCAACTTCAGCTTCAGCAGCAGAAGCAGCAACTTCAGCTTCAGAAACAGCAGCTTGAGAAGCAGCAGCAGTATCTACAGCTTTGTCATCTTTCTTAGTACAACCAACGAAAGCTAAAGTAGTGGCAACAGCAGCAGCAATAGCAATTTTCTTGAATAACATGGCATCACTCTCATTAAAATATTTGAGATAAAAAAAAACCTTAGTTAGCCTGTTGTGTGCTTTTATTCTTCCTAACGTTAGATAGGTTAACAACGCATGGAGCAGCCTAACTGGTCTGTGAACATGCTATCACTGCGCACGAAGAATTTCTACTAAGAATTTGAAAAAACTTTTTATTATTAACAGTTATTAACAATCAAAAAGCGAATATTAATAGGGATGATCCAATTAAATCATTAAAAATTAATGATTTTTGTCATTTGATGTGGGGTGGTAAAAATGGGTATATTAAAAATTACATTTTTAAAATCTAATTGTAATTGTATGTAAAAAAAGTCAACCAAAAATAAAGCCCTCTAAAAAGAGGGCTTTATCGTAAAACTCAATTAATTTGCCGCTTTACGTTTCATTTGGTCAAAAAAGTCATCATTGGTTTTGGTTTCTTTCATGCGATCGAGTAAAAACTCCATTGCAGCAAGCTCATCCATTGGGTGGAGGAGTTTACGTAAGATCCAAACTTTACGTAGTTTATCTTCGTCCATGAGACGCTCTTCACGACGTGTACCTGACTTCTTGATATTCATTGCTGGGAATACACGTTTTTCGGCAATACGGCGATCAAGTGTAATTTCTTGGTTACCTGTACCTTTAAATTCTTCGTAGATCACATCATCCATCTTGCTGCCAGTTTCAATCAGCGCAGTAGAAATGATAGTGAGTGAACCACCTTCTTCAATATTACGTGCAGCACCAAAGAAGCGTTTTGGACGTTCTAAAGCATGTGCATCTAGACCACCAGTGAGAACCTTACCAGATGATGGAATCACGGTGTTATAAGCACGAGCGAGACGAGTAATTGAGTCAAGTAAGATAACCACATCTTTTTTGTGTTCAACTAAGCGTTTTGCTTTTTCAATAACCATATCTGCAACTTGAACATGGCGCGCAGGTGCTTCATCAAAAGTTGAGGCAATGACTTCACCACGAACAGTACGTTCCATTTCAGTTACTTCTTCTGGGCGCTCATCAATCAGAAGAACAATCAGAAAAACTTCAGGATTATTACGGACAATCGATTGAGCAATGTTCTGTAATAACATTGTCTTACCAGCTTTAGGTGGAGCAACAATGATTGAACGTTGGCCTTTACCGATTGGCGCGATTAAGTCGACAACACGTGAAGTAAGGTCTTCAGATGTGCCATTCCCTAACTCCATGACCATTTGTTCAGTCGGGAATAATGGAGTGAGGTTTTCAAATAAAATTTTATTACGAGAATTTTCAGGCGTGTCGTAGTTAATTTGGTTAACTTTTAGTAATGCAAAGTAGCGCTCGCCTTCTTTCGGTGGACGAATCGTGCCGGTAATTGTGTCACCTGTGCGTAAGTTAAAACGACGAATTTGTGATGGACTCACATAGATGTCGTCTGGGCCTGCAAGGTAAGAGCCCGCTGCCGAACGTAAAAAGCCAAAACCATCAGAGAGAATTTCTAGTACACCATCTCCGAAAATTTCTTCACCATTCATGGCGTGGCGCTTTAAAATGGCGAAGATAATGTCTTGCTTACGATTACGCGCCATTCCTTCAAGGCCCATAAACTCTGCAATTTTAATGAGTTCGCCAATAGGTTTTTTCTTGAGTTCAGTTAAGTTCATAAATGATCAGATAGATATAAGGATATGTGTAGTACACGGATATAGAGAAAGAAGTAAAAATCGTCACATTGCAAGAGGTTAGCCGTGATTATTGTTTAAAATAATCAATGCTTAAAATCTAATAAGTACTTTCGAGGAGAAAATGTATGAAACAAATCCTATTGCCGAGTGGCGATTTTATGTTTTGTGTCCTAATAAGAAACGATGAATAATAAATCTTCATGCTTCTTGTGCAAGCAATATAAGTGAGATATAGCGCTTTGTCAATTTTCGAATGAAAAAAATGCGCTATAAATATAACGCATTCGGTATTTTACGATTAAAGGAGACTTAAATGTTGTCTTCGATAAACGCGGTCAATTTTGATTTAGGTGCAGCACCGACTTGTTGAGCCACAACTTCACCATTTTTAAACAATAATAGTGCTGGAATATTACGAATGTTGTAATTTACTGCTGTGGCTTCACATGTCGTGACATCAACTTTTACAATTTTGATTTTACCTTGATATTCAGTTGATAGTACTTCAAGTACAGGTGCGATTGCTTTACAAGGTGCACACCAACCTGCCCAAAAGTCAACCAATACAGGGGTGTCTGAGTTTAGAACATCAGCTTCAAAGTTCTCATCGGTCGTATTTACAATATTGCCAGACATGGGTTTTCTCCAAAATAGTGATAAAGATGATGCAATCAATGTATTCTATATTACTTCATTACAGCATCATTTTTAACAATGTCGATTAATAAGTAAATTTTCAATCTTAATTGTTAAATTGTCCAATTGGAGCTCACGATATCGACGATCGGTGTAACACAATTGTCATATATAAAGAAAATATAGGGCTCATTCATTGTACTTGTATAAATGGCTTTTAAATTGCTTGTAGGTGAATTAATCTAAGCGCAGTTTTCGTAGAGCTTGTATAAATAATGTCTGATTTTTTAATTGATGAAGAATTGTTAGCCGCAATTGATATGGGCTCAAACAGCTTTCATTTAGCGATAGCCCGTGTTGATCACGGTGAAGTTAAAAAAGTTGCCTCTATGTCAGAAAAAGTACAATTGGCTGCTGGTTTAGATGAAAATAAAAATTTGACTGAGGCTGCGCAACAACGCGGTCTTGCTTGTTTAGCCCGTTTTGTTGGGCGTTTGAGTTCTGTACAGACGAATCGTTTGCGGATTGTCGCGACCAATGCCTTACGTCAGGCTAAAAATGGTCAAGAGTTTATTCAAAAAGCGGCTGAAATTTTACCTAAGCCGATTGAAATTATTGCAGGACGAGAAGAAGCCCGTCTGATTTATTTGGGGGTATCACACACTTTGGCCAATAGTGGTCGGCGTTTGGTGATTGATATTGGTGGTGGATCGACTGAATTGATTATTGGTGAAGCATTTGATCCAATTCATACCGAATCTTTACAAATGGGATGTGTTGCTTACACCAAAACCTTTTTTCCAAATGGTGATATCAGTGTGAAGGCCTTTGAACAGGCTGTGGTTGCTGCGCGCAAAGCTTTGTCAGGTATTGCCAATACTTATAAGTCAGAGGGTTGGGATACAGTTGTCGGTTCAAGTGGAACCATAAAAGCCTGCCGTTTGATCACGATTAATATGGGGTGGAGTGATGAACAAGAAAATCTCACCCGTGAAGGCCTCGAGAAACTTAAAGATAAGCTTTTAAAATTTAAGCATGTTTCTGATATGAGTTTTGACGGACTCAAAGAAGATCGACGTACTGTTTTACCCGCAGGTCTGGCCATTCTCTATGCGGTGTTTGATGTACTTGCAATCGATAAGCTGAGTTATTCGGATGGTGCACTGAGAGAAGGGGTGATGTATGACCTCTTGGGGCGTTTTCAACATGAAGATGTCCGAGATCGCAGTGTGCAAGCCTTGATGGGACGTTATGGAGCGGATTTAAAACAAGCATGTCGTGTGGTTGATACTGCTCAGCAACTTTTTGATCATGTTGTCGATAAATTAGACTTAAATAATGATGATCGTGATTTGTTGCGTCGTGCGGGGTATTTGCATGAAGTCGGGTTGGCGATCAGTCATGGTGGTTATCATCGTCATGGTGCTTATTTATTACAGCATTCCGATATTCCTGGTTTTTCGCAGATTGATCAGAATCATTTGTCACATTTGGTCGGTCATCATCGTCGTAAATTACGTGGAGATGACAAGTTAGAGGTGCAGAAATTCGGTGGACAAAAGCTGCTGAGTTTATGTTTGCTGTTACGCCTTGCTGTTTTATTGAATCATAGTCGCAGTGATGAGATGCTTCCTGCCATTGAATTAAAGGTCTTAGATGCGCAACAATGGCAACTGAACGTTTCTGGCGATGCCAAACAATGGCCATTGCTTGTGGCTGATTTGCTCGATGAGCAGATGCAGTTTAAGCATTGGGATATTGACTTGAATATTCAGTCGGAACAATTTATCAGTTAACTGTCGTAAGCGTTAATCTAGGGATAATGATCGACCTATGAAAAATAAAGCAGCTCAGTCTAAAGCATGGAAAACGGTTCAAATTGCACGCCATCCAGAACGTCCGCAATTTTTGGATTATGTAAGTGAAATTTTCACTGAATTTGATGCTTTACATGGCGACCGCCTCTTTGGGGATGATGGCGCAATGATTGGTGGTTTAGCCCGTTTTGAGGGACAAGCCGTTATGGTGATTGGTCAACATCGTGGTCGCAGTACGCGTGAAAAATTACAGCACAATTTCGGGATGTGTAATCCTGAAGGCTATCGTAAATCACAACGATTATTCGATATGGCTGAACGTTTTAATCTACCCGTTTTTACATTTATCGACACGATGGGCGCATATCCTGGTGTGGGTGCAGAAGAACGTGGCCAAGCAGAAGCCATTGCGACCAATTTGGCAAAACTATCTAGCCTGAAAGTACCTGTGGTTGCGACTATTTTAGGTGAAGGTGGTTCTGGTGGTGCGATTGGTCTTGGTGTGGCTGACCGTGTGGTGATGTTGTCACATAGTATTTATTCTGTGATTTCACCAGAAGGCTGTGCATCAATCTTGTGGAAAACTTCAGAAAAAGCGGAGCAGGCGAGTGAAGCGCTTGCCCTAACTGCTGATAAGTTAAAAGAATTGGGTATTGTTGAATATGTCGTTGATGAAGGTGAAGGTGCACATTTAAACCAAGCCAAAGTCATGGATGAGTTGAAAGCAATTCTAAAAGAAGCCTTGCAACAACTTGAGCCAATGGATGCAAATGAACGATGCGAAGCACGTTATCAACGTTTAATGAAGTTTGGCAGCAACAATTTAGGACTCGTGTCTTAAATCAATTTGTTCAATTTCCAGAAACGACTCAGTTTCTAGTTGGATGTAGCGGCGGCATGGATTCCATGCTGTTGTTGTTTCTAATGTCTGAAATTTGCCCGAAAAATCTTCGAGTTATTTATGTTGACCATCAATTGCAAGCTGCGAGTGGCGCTTGGGGGAAGTTGGTGCAGCAGCAGTGTGAGCAGTTGAATATTCCCTGTGTTATTGCAGCAGTACAAGTATCTGAAGGCAATTTAGAGAATCAAGCACGGGAAGCACGTTATCTAGCTTATGCCGAATATTTGCAAGCGGATGATGTATTGGTCTTAGCACATCATCAGCAAGATCAAGCGGAAACAGTGTTGTTGCGTTTGTTCTCTGGGGCGGGTGTAACTGGCTTATCGGCAATGAAGTCTATTGATACACGTCAGCATTACCAGATTTGGCGGCCTTTATTGGATCTTTCTCGTGAGCAGATTGGCCAATGGTCTACACAGTTAAACATTGCTTATATTAATGATCCGAGCAATATAGACACGCATTATGATCGTGCTTGGTGTCGCCTCCAACTTTGGCCAGTTATTCAGCAACGCTTTGCCAAAATGCAACAAGCGATTTCACGTAGCAGTGAATTAATGCAAGATGCCGATCAAATTTTGCAAGAAGTATTACAGCAAGATTGGCAGGCTTGTGGCACGGCAACACAATTAAATTTGATTGATCTACAGTGTTTATCTGCAGCGCGACAACGCCAGCTTTTATCTTTTTGGATGAAAGGTGATGGGCAATATCGGCCTGCTTTACATATGGTGAATCGCTTGCAAGATGAAGTCATTGCAGCAAAATCTGATGCGCAAGCGGCATTGCATTGCGATGGTTATTACTATGTTCGTTACCAACAGCGCCTATATCGTCTAGAGAAAGCATTGTATCTTGCGCATCAGCAAGATGTACTCGTACCGTGTTGTACCGTTAACTTTGTGCCAGATCAACAGTTTATGTTGGCATCGGGACTATTTCAAATCTCTACGGGTGCGATGGGTTTAGCGATCGAATTACTCGAACAGAATTTAGATTTACAGCATCGGGTGGGTGGTGAAAAAATCCATCTTTATGGCAGAGTTGGAAGTTGGCCGTTGAAAAAAGCCATTCAACAGGCACATATTTTTCCTTGGCTGCGTCATACAATTCAAATATTAAGTATAGATAATGTTATGCTTGGTGTTTTTACCCCAGAAGGATTTTGGTTAGCGCAATCGGAATATTGTGTGGTTGATGGTTGGTTGCCAAAAATAATTTCTCAGTGATAAAAAAGTTAATGTTGAGTGTGATGTATGAGTGCGGTTCTAAATTGTAATATCAGTTTTATTGGTGGTGGCAACATGGCGCAGGCCTTGATTGGTGGCCTAATTAGTCGTGGACAACCAGTCACACGTATTACGGTGTCTG from Acinetobacter pullicarnis encodes the following:
- the ppx gene encoding exopolyphosphatase: MSDFLIDEELLAAIDMGSNSFHLAIARVDHGEVKKVASMSEKVQLAAGLDENKNLTEAAQQRGLACLARFVGRLSSVQTNRLRIVATNALRQAKNGQEFIQKAAEILPKPIEIIAGREEARLIYLGVSHTLANSGRRLVIDIGGGSTELIIGEAFDPIHTESLQMGCVAYTKTFFPNGDISVKAFEQAVVAARKALSGIANTYKSEGWDTVVGSSGTIKACRLITINMGWSDEQENLTREGLEKLKDKLLKFKHVSDMSFDGLKEDRRTVLPAGLAILYAVFDVLAIDKLSYSDGALREGVMYDLLGRFQHEDVRDRSVQALMGRYGADLKQACRVVDTAQQLFDHVVDKLDLNNDDRDLLRRAGYLHEVGLAISHGGYHRHGAYLLQHSDIPGFSQIDQNHLSHLVGHHRRKLRGDDKLEVQKFGGQKLLSLCLLLRLAVLLNHSRSDEMLPAIELKVLDAQQWQLNVSGDAKQWPLLVADLLDEQMQFKHWDIDLNIQSEQFIS
- a CDS encoding acetyl-CoA carboxylase carboxyltransferase subunit alpha, whose amino-acid sequence is MKNKAAQSKAWKTVQIARHPERPQFLDYVSEIFTEFDALHGDRLFGDDGAMIGGLARFEGQAVMVIGQHRGRSTREKLQHNFGMCNPEGYRKSQRLFDMAERFNLPVFTFIDTMGAYPGVGAEERGQAEAIATNLAKLSSLKVPVVATILGEGGSGGAIGLGVADRVVMLSHSIYSVISPEGCASILWKTSEKAEQASEALALTADKLKELGIVEYVVDEGEGAHLNQAKVMDELKAILKEALQQLEPMDANERCEARYQRLMKFGSNNLGLVS
- the tilS gene encoding tRNA lysidine(34) synthetase TilS; translated protein: MRSTLSTFNEVWQQQFRTRVLNQFVQFPETTQFLVGCSGGMDSMLLLFLMSEICPKNLRVIYVDHQLQAASGAWGKLVQQQCEQLNIPCVIAAVQVSEGNLENQAREARYLAYAEYLQADDVLVLAHHQQDQAETVLLRLFSGAGVTGLSAMKSIDTRQHYQIWRPLLDLSREQIGQWSTQLNIAYINDPSNIDTHYDRAWCRLQLWPVIQQRFAKMQQAISRSSELMQDADQILQEVLQQDWQACGTATQLNLIDLQCLSAARQRQLLSFWMKGDGQYRPALHMVNRLQDEVIAAKSDAQAALHCDGYYYVRYQQRLYRLEKALYLAHQQDVLVPCCTVNFVPDQQFMLASGLFQISTGAMGLAIELLEQNLDLQHRVGGEKIHLYGRVGSWPLKKAIQQAHIFPWLRHTIQILSIDNVMLGVFTPEGFWLAQSEYCVVDGWLPKIISQ